In the Triticum aestivum cultivar Chinese Spring chromosome 2B, IWGSC CS RefSeq v2.1, whole genome shotgun sequence genome, AGAACCTCCATGGTGTCGCACTGGATCTTGCAGACTTCACAGAGTAATGGCTGCACAACCTTTGGAGTTTTCTTCCTGAAACTCCTCCGAACGTTTGTCGGCAGAGGATGTCCAAAATGGGCATTCCACTGAGCATGATGCATGACCGTGGCTGCAGCTGTTGGTGCCACTCCGTTTGGAGCTTTCGCAGCTGCTACCTATGGAGACAATGTTGACACCAAGTTAATATAGAGAGATGAGAAATATAGTATATGAAAGCTAATTAGCAGATACAATTAAGGTGAACTGAACAGAAGATGTGCCATACAGTTAAGGTAGGAAAAAAAGATCTTCATACAATTAGTTAGTGCACATGTGAAATCCATGTCACCGTGTCAAGCATGGTTATACACAAAATACACATTAAATGGAGGCCAGTATATTTTAGGGGCAGCACCAAATTTGATATATAGCCACCCAGTCTGATGAATGGATGGTGACAGTATTGGATCCATTTTCCATGTATATCTTACACTGAACAAGCTCTATCCAATACTACTATTTAAATATGATGATGCGGATGACAACATATTATACCCACATACCAATAACACCTGCGCATACACATATCATGCCCTCAGCTATGTATCAAGAAGGTAAAGACTTGGCAACAACCACCTCCTATACTAACAGCTGTGCCTCGGCACAAGAAAAGTAATGCAGCACTGGGAGCACCATGACAGTACAGAAAGACTAAGGCAGACCATGCCGCCCATTCAGATCAGAGATAAAGTTGGAGTAGGATCTCTTAGTCGACACCAGCAAATTTACACTCCAAGCACAACATGCGTCTGTGGAAACTGTCCACCTTTTGGTACGGTGGATCTGAGGCACAGAGTTTGATATGAACCATTGCTGTTCTCGAATTTGAACTTGGCAAGAAAGTATGTAAAATGAAGTTCAGATAGCATGTACTGAAAATTGATGTTTCTGCTAACAACAATGAAGCAACAGCCAATATGATCACTTGGCTAAACTCAATCAGAAAACGTGCAGGCTGGAGTTAACTGAACGTAAATAGAACAGATAAAGGGAAGCAACTCTCCCTCAAAAACCTGAGACAAGCACTGACAGACCGACTAAGGATTTAGACTACATGGGCGATATCTGGCCTGGTGACTGTGGGATAGAAACCACTGCCCACAATGTATGCCCTTGTGAAGTATTATGGCGCACTCGCACTCTAacttgtccttgcggagctgcgtATGGCACCTCGGTTGTAGATGGGATGCATGTTGAAGTCAATGTTAGAACTGGGATCAGATTCCTTGACGAAACAGGAGGAACAACAAAAGTTTGTTGTCACTGCAAGGGTAGCACTCAAGTGTATATGGCTAGTAAACAATTAGTGTTTGTCTTGTGGCTAGATGTGCATTGTATGCTTAAATAGGGTTGAGTCCTGATAGTTAGTTCTCCTATATAGTCCTTCGGGGTTATTGCAAATTTGAAATACACTCAATCTATTTGTGTGTCTTTCAAGAATTAACAGTCATCAAACTCTCAGAAAATAACAACCACCAAGGCTCCAAACAAGGATATTCAAATTAGAGGGCCTTTGCTTGATCCAAATATAGGACTCAGAGCATGAGAACCTTTATTAATAATGAAATTGAGCCAAAATGGGAAAAATATGTTAATCTGTACCAGGCTTTCACATCCTCCAGGATGCGGAATTTCAGCTTCGATTTTTATTCCAGTTTTGACATGACAAGGACAAAGATCAACTATCAAGCAACATAGATCAAAAAGTAACGAAACAGACTAAGGTGAAATTATGTCTATGGCAAAACCAACATGAAAACAAATGAATGCTGCCAAGTTACAGATTGAACATACCCAAGAATGGAAGTGGGCAAAGAATTGGATATCAGTACTCAATAGACCTGATAATTGCAGGCCACAATGTTCTCAGCAGAAACAAGTAATGAATTTTACTGAATTGAATAGGCAAAAATAGGTCTGAACATGCAAATGCCCACTTGGTTTCTACAGAGGAAGAACGAAACGAAGTGGCCGGGGGTGAGGAAAACTCGAGGATGCAGCCATGCAGGCGACcactttatttcaataaaagtcaATTTTCAACATGCAGATGCTCACTTTGAAACAAGATATATACACTAGCACTACAATTGAGTTTGCACATTTAGGATAAGGGTTTCCTTGCATCAATAAATGAATGGATGGAACCAATCCAGGTCCTAAGGCCTAAGAACACTAAATGTGCAAGTTATCATCATCCAATATTCTCTCAGCTTATAGTTAGAAAACTCTCTGTGCCCCAACCCCCAAATACTCCTACTTGCTTTCATCTCCATCCCCAGCTTGCCATGAGACAGACAGCCCTTTGAAGGCAATTTTccatcacggcaagctctacaaaAGTATTATGATGTTCCATCATTACTTAAGATGGTGTGACCTATTCCATAatcaataactttattattggaaGAATTTTAACCAAGTACGGGAGAGAAGGGTCACTCCAATTCTTTTTTTCCACACGGATACACAAATGCATCCTTATCATGATTTTCTTTCCAAAAGCCATGCCAAAGTGATGAAATCATATGTGCTCTTTTCACCCAAATAGAAAGGAGCACAGGTTAGGATGTTGCCCTCAAACTAAGGTATACATGGTAAACATACACAAATGATTTTCATTCCCTAAGCTATGTCAAAATGGTGAAATCACATATGCTGTACTACTAGCCCAGGTCTTCAACAAAGCAGGCAGTCACCTGCTTTCTAATCACACTCATTGGTCTGCCGCACATCATAATTACTTAAATCTACAACAGTTCCAACTAAGTTGAAAATACAACAGTTCCAAGTAGGTTAAAAATGTCCAAAGTTCACATCTGCTGAGGTTAACTTTCAGTTGCATTTCACCAATATTAACTAATATTTTGATTAGAATCCCTATTAAAACAAGCAAAGTTTCATTCCAACTCTTGCTTTTCTATTCTTTCGTCAGTTTACACATAAAAAGATGACACGTTATCTTTCGGTCACAATTACCAATCATGACTTACATTTCAATGAAGCCCCTAGTAACTGATCAACTTTGATATCTGACAGCACCAAAGCCTAGGCATGGCTCCTTGCAGGCACAAAAGGATTTGATTAAAGAACTTCTCATGGTCAAGATTTAACAAATCTACCAGAGTGATATCCTTTTTGCTTGTATGTCAGCCAGTCTGCCAGTTCAAGATGCGGGTGAGCAATTTCCAAACCATTTCAATTTTCCAGTTAGTCTGGAATGTTTTGTGATTTTTACAGTGCGACGATTCCCAAACCTAGAACCCATAAAGCCAGAAGGCAGCAATCGAGTTATCTAGTATTATGGCTACCTTCACCAACTATATCTATGCCAAGAACAATCGATTCGACAGCAGTGAGGCCCGATTGGTAACCATGCCCCCTTATCTGACGAACCCCTAAAAAATCCACCTAAATCCACCACACTCGGAACGCATACAGAGAAATATGTACCAAATCGGAAACAGTGAGCGCACTGACCTGGGCGTAGCGTTGGGGATCGAACCCGAAGTGCTTCACCGCCTCTCTTCCAGCCGCCGCGGCCGCCGACGCCGCCGGAGCAGTCTGAGCCGCCGACGGGGCCTGAGAGGCCTCGCCGCCGGTGAAGTAGTAATCAGCGAGGCCGCTTCCCCCATCCGTCGCCGGGGCGCCGTAGTAGTGGTACTGGCTGGTGTACGGGTTGTACTGCGCCCCCGTGATAGCCTGGGCGGCAGGGTTGGAGTAGTAGTAGGAGGactgggcggcggaggcgggggtgggggcggagggggcggcggcggcgggatcggggTAGTGGTACGCCGGGTAGGCGTAGGCGTAGGGGTAGCCAGGAGGGTAGGTCGCACGGGGATCGGCGGCCTgcggcgccgcggcggcggcgtgAGCGGCGTAGTCCATGGCGGCGGTGAGGGCGCGATGCGGTCGATGGGGTGCGGTGAGGGTGCGACCGTGTGCGATCACCGTGGCGTTCGGGTGCACGAGGGACCGAACCGTATCGGGTTCTCTCGGGCTAGCCAAGGAGTTTACGGAGTAACAAAATACAAGTTATACATAACAAAAATAATATTATTAGAACGAAATATGTATGTGGCAACCGTGTGGCAGATTGCAAAACTGCCACCCCCATCCAGCGCCGTGAGATCCGACCGCCCTCCTGATTTCCTTCCTTTCCCGCACGTCCTCCCCGACCGCCCCGATTTCCTTCCTTTCCCGCACGTCCTCCCGCACACCTGATCATGCCTTCCTAATTGTTGTAATCATGCCCCACGCGTTTTCCCGATTTTCAGGCAAAAATAATGCTTGGATTGGGATTTGATCTCTGGTCTGCAAGTAATCAACGAAGGGAGCTAACCACCTCACCTAGCTATGACACTCATTGTTGAACAAGCtaaggaaaatactatttttgccaTGTTTTGCCTTTAATATGTTACCACTGGAAAAAATTGTTTCACCTATCAAATCTGGCGCATAAACTTTTCCCG is a window encoding:
- the LOC123043607 gene encoding zinc finger RNA-binding protein, which translates into the protein MDYAAHAAAAAPQAADPRATYPPGYPYAYAYPAYHYPDPAAAAPSAPTPASAAQSSYYYSNPAAQAITGAQYNPYTSQYHYYGAPATDGGSGLADYYFTGGEASQAPSAAQTAPAASAAAAAGREAVKHFGFDPQRYAQVAAAKAPNGVAPTAAATVMHHAQWNAHFGHPLPTNVRRSFRKKTPKVVQPLLCEVCKIQCDTMEVLLIHKTGQKHKKNLQKLQDAITPQPAKPPNSGVAANTAPPAAAATADGVVPAVQPKKNKSSNASPADLEVKKRRVIEAGAAHGEMKICTACNVVVNSQKVYEFHLAGQKHKANVLKQQKQQQQQQQQQQQQVQLQHVA